The Lonsdalea populi genome window below encodes:
- the cpxP gene encoding cell-envelope stress modulator CpxP has product MRRTTLLSLASLLLLGSSIATAAEAEGIGMEELTQNDSATKRIPNQQRMFDGVKLTEQQRQQMRDLMQEVRHDMPPYSAQDVETMYQLVIAEKFDEAAVRAQINKMTQAQIARQVEMARVRNQMYSLLTPEQKEVMRHKHEQHMEVIREQISVANQQEKYFSVPK; this is encoded by the coding sequence ATGCGGCGCACCACCTTGTTGTCTCTCGCTTCACTGCTGTTGCTGGGTTCCAGCATCGCTACGGCAGCTGAAGCTGAGGGGATCGGGATGGAAGAACTGACGCAGAATGACTCTGCCACGAAACGTATTCCTAATCAGCAAAGGATGTTCGATGGCGTAAAGTTGACGGAGCAGCAACGCCAACAGATGCGTGATCTGATGCAGGAAGTGCGGCACGACATGCCTCCCTATTCCGCGCAGGATGTAGAAACGATGTATCAGTTGGTTATAGCTGAAAAATTCGATGAGGCGGCCGTTCGGGCGCAAATTAATAAAATGACCCAGGCGCAGATTGCACGTCAGGTGGAAATGGCCCGGGTGCGTAATCAGATGTACAGCCTGTTGACGCCGGAACAGAAAGAAGTGATGCGCCATAAGCATGAGCAGCATATGGAAGTGATTCGCGAGCAGATATCGGTCGCGAATCAGCAGGAAAAATATTTCAGCGTGCCTAAGTGA
- a CDS encoding AEC family transporter — translation MPAFVVSLWHQIYLSLPLFVLIALGYGLVRVGHWPAAIADALTRFIFNIALPAMLFRMMCDFADRPAVDARLLIAFFGSCLAVFILGRVIGRWVFKLDGVSGSIFALSGIFSNNVMLGLPIATMMLGPEAIPSVALVLIFNGLILWTLVTVSVEWARNGSLSLQGFTTTALGVLKNPLIIGILSGTLFGFTGLPLPEVAERSVNMLGQSAVPLSLVALGMGLAEYQIREGWRISVAICAIKLLVQPLIVWLLAIALGLPEMETRVVVLLGSMAVGVNIYLMSRQFNALGGPVAASLLLSTLLAAVTTPLILTLMGVRI, via the coding sequence ATGCCCGCGTTTGTTGTCTCACTCTGGCACCAGATTTATCTGTCGTTACCTCTGTTTGTTCTGATTGCGCTGGGATATGGCCTCGTGCGCGTGGGCCATTGGCCGGCCGCCATCGCTGACGCATTGACCCGTTTCATTTTTAACATTGCGTTACCCGCGATGTTGTTCCGTATGATGTGCGACTTCGCCGATCGTCCGGCGGTGGATGCTCGCTTGCTGATTGCCTTTTTCGGCAGCTGTCTGGCGGTGTTTATCTTGGGACGCGTGATTGGCCGCTGGGTATTCAAGCTGGACGGCGTGTCCGGCTCGATCTTTGCGCTGAGCGGCATTTTCTCCAACAACGTTATGCTGGGCCTGCCTATCGCCACGATGATGCTGGGGCCGGAGGCGATCCCGTCCGTGGCGCTGGTGCTGATCTTCAACGGCCTGATTCTGTGGACGCTGGTCACCGTGTCCGTCGAGTGGGCTCGCAATGGTTCGCTCTCGTTGCAGGGGTTTACCACCACCGCGCTGGGCGTGCTCAAAAACCCGCTGATCATCGGTATTCTTTCCGGCACCCTGTTTGGCTTTACCGGTCTGCCGCTGCCCGAGGTGGCGGAGCGCTCAGTGAATATGCTGGGCCAGAGCGCCGTTCCCCTGTCGCTGGTGGCGCTGGGCATGGGCCTGGCGGAGTATCAGATCCGCGAGGGTTGGCGAATCAGCGTCGCCATCTGCGCCATTAAGCTGCTGGTGCAACCGCTGATTGTCTGGCTGCTGGCGATAGCGCTGGGGTTGCCGGAGATGGAAACACGGGTGGTGGTTCTGCTGGGTTCGATGGCCGTCGGGGTGAATATCTATCTGATGTCGCGCCAGTTCAACGCGCTGGGCGGTCCGGTGGCCGCCAGTCTGTTGTTATCCACGTTGCTGGCGGCGGTGACCACGCCGCTCATCCTGACGCTGATGGGCGTGCGTATATAA
- a CDS encoding sn-glycerol-3-phosphate import ATP-binding protein UgpC — MTSLKLQAVTKSYDGKTQIIKPINLDVADGEFVVLVGPSGCGKSTLLRMVAGLEQTTSGDIYIGDERVTEREPKDRGIAMVFQNYALYPHMSVYQNMAYGLKIRGLGKEQVRKRVEEAARILELKPLLARKPRELSGGQRQRVAMGRAIVREPAVFLFDEPLSNLDARLRVQMRLELRQLHQRLRTTSLYVTHDQVEAMTLAQRVIVMNKGVAEQIGAPAEIYRRPASLFVASFIGSPAMNLLSGRMSEDGGRLILSSDLALTLPASKPEWRGREMTLGVRPEHILLAEGPDNAVAMMVDALELLGADNLAYGQWAGQNVVVRLSHAYCPAVGATLWLHVPASSWHIFDSQSGLRMER, encoded by the coding sequence ATGACATCGTTAAAACTACAGGCCGTCACCAAGTCCTACGACGGCAAAACGCAGATTATCAAGCCCATTAACCTGGACGTGGCTGATGGGGAATTCGTGGTGCTGGTCGGCCCGTCGGGCTGCGGTAAGTCGACGTTGTTGCGTATGGTCGCGGGTCTGGAACAGACTACCAGCGGCGATATTTATATCGGCGACGAGCGTGTCACCGAGCGGGAGCCGAAAGATCGCGGCATTGCGATGGTGTTCCAGAATTACGCGCTCTATCCGCACATGAGCGTCTACCAAAATATGGCTTACGGGCTGAAAATTCGCGGTCTGGGCAAAGAGCAGGTCCGCAAACGGGTCGAGGAAGCCGCGCGTATTCTGGAACTGAAGCCGTTGCTGGCGCGCAAGCCGCGCGAGCTGTCCGGCGGTCAGCGTCAGCGGGTGGCGATGGGGCGCGCCATCGTGCGCGAACCGGCGGTGTTTCTGTTCGACGAACCGTTATCGAATCTGGATGCCCGACTGCGCGTCCAGATGAGGCTGGAGCTGCGGCAGCTGCATCAGCGGCTGCGGACCACCAGCCTGTACGTCACGCACGATCAGGTCGAGGCGATGACGCTGGCGCAGCGGGTGATCGTGATGAACAAAGGCGTGGCGGAACAGATCGGCGCGCCCGCCGAGATCTATCGTCGCCCGGCCTCGCTGTTCGTCGCGAGCTTTATCGGATCGCCCGCCATGAATCTGCTCTCGGGCCGGATGAGTGAGGACGGCGGTCGGCTTATCCTGTCCTCCGACCTGGCGTTAACGCTTCCCGCGTCAAAACCCGAGTGGCGGGGACGGGAAATGACGCTCGGCGTTCGACCGGAACATATTCTACTGGCGGAAGGTCCAGACAACGCCGTGGCGATGATGGTCGACGCGTTGGAATTATTAGGCGCGGATAATCTGGCATATGGGCAGTGGGCAGGGCAGAATGTCGTCGTGCGCCTGTCGCACGCATATTGTCCGGCCGTGGGCGCTACCCTCTGGCTGCATGTGCCGGCCTCGTCGTGGCATATATTTGATTCGCAGAGCGGATTACGGATGGAACGATGA
- a CDS encoding 2TM domain-containing protein: protein MLVTPVNLALLIVNQLTAPQNHWFLWPLLIWGGVLALRVIKLFLLRGQLARWEQARLQEILRR from the coding sequence ATGCTGGTGACACCGGTTAACCTCGCGCTATTAATCGTCAATCAACTCACCGCTCCCCAAAACCACTGGTTTCTCTGGCCGCTGCTGATTTGGGGCGGGGTTCTGGCGCTGAGAGTGATAAAACTGTTTCTGCTGCGTGGGCAGCTGGCGCGATGGGAGCAGGCTCGACTGCAAGAAATATTACGGCGTTAG
- a CDS encoding tRNA (cytidine(34)-2'-O)-methyltransferase, producing MFHIALYEPQIAPNTGNIIRLAANNGCSLHLIEPLGFDFEEKKLRRAGLDYHDLAVVQRHANYDAFLASVPGCRIFACTTKGSQPYDRPAYQPGDVLLFGSETAGLPDSVRNGIEPEYRIRIPMEPDCRSLNLSNSVAIISYEAWRQNGFGGRS from the coding sequence ATGTTCCATATTGCGCTGTACGAACCGCAAATTGCGCCCAATACCGGCAATATCATCCGGCTCGCGGCGAATAACGGGTGCTCTTTGCATCTGATCGAGCCGCTGGGCTTCGACTTCGAAGAGAAGAAATTGCGTCGGGCCGGACTGGATTATCACGATCTGGCCGTGGTTCAGCGTCACGCAAATTACGACGCTTTTCTGGCGTCGGTGCCCGGCTGTCGCATTTTCGCCTGCACGACCAAAGGTAGTCAGCCCTACGATCGTCCTGCCTATCAACCTGGGGACGTGCTGCTATTTGGTTCGGAAACGGCGGGATTGCCTGACTCCGTGCGCAACGGCATCGAGCCGGAATATCGCATTCGCATCCCGATGGAACCGGACTGCCGGAGTCTGAACCTTTCCAACTCGGTGGCGATTATCAGTTACGAAGCCTGGCGTCAGAACGGATTCGGCGGCAGAAGCTAA
- a CDS encoding CPBP family intramembrane glutamic endopeptidase, with protein sequence MEYLLGLALVALTLHHTIAGVLLAFTLMVAWLQDVITLPVVGTLCVAMLIGYRLLRYRDRKWIAAGGEGLLVLLCILLFLHLVPGFHNPKVLDRVVAGPHSAPFSLYYNLDKALAPFLLWMAIPDLFYKVTSESRPRWQWGLLMLTVPALLLLAVVLGGLRFELHWPAWLGQFVLANIFFVSLAEEALFRGYLQRRLTQCAGPLPALIVTATLFGLAHFQAGPLMMIFAGLAGLIYGAAWYWSGRLWVSTAFHFALNLTHLLCFTYPYFVR encoded by the coding sequence ATGGAGTATCTGTTGGGATTGGCGCTTGTCGCATTGACATTACATCACACCATCGCTGGAGTGTTGCTGGCGTTCACATTGATGGTGGCCTGGCTGCAGGACGTTATCACGCTGCCTGTCGTAGGAACGCTCTGCGTGGCGATGTTGATAGGATATCGGCTGCTTCGCTATCGGGACAGAAAGTGGATTGCGGCGGGTGGCGAAGGGCTTCTCGTTCTGCTCTGTATCCTGCTGTTTTTGCATCTGGTTCCCGGTTTTCACAACCCCAAAGTGCTTGACCGTGTTGTTGCGGGCCCGCACAGCGCGCCTTTCTCGCTCTATTACAATCTCGATAAAGCTCTTGCGCCGTTCCTGCTGTGGATGGCGATCCCCGATCTGTTCTACAAGGTGACGTCCGAATCAAGGCCGCGTTGGCAGTGGGGGTTATTGATGCTGACGGTGCCGGCCCTTTTGCTGCTGGCCGTCGTCCTCGGTGGCTTGCGGTTCGAATTGCATTGGCCCGCATGGCTGGGCCAGTTTGTGCTGGCCAATATTTTTTTCGTCTCTCTGGCGGAAGAAGCGCTGTTTCGCGGTTATCTGCAAAGACGCCTGACGCAATGTGCCGGTCCTCTCCCGGCGCTGATCGTGACCGCGACGTTATTTGGTCTGGCGCACTTTCAGGCGGGGCCGCTGATGATGATTTTCGCCGGACTGGCGGGGCTTATCTACGGCGCTGCCTGGTACTGGAGTGGTCGGCTGTGGGTATCGACGGCGTTTCATTTTGCGCTTAATCTCACACATTTGCTGTGCTTTACCTATCCCTATTTTGTGCGCTGA
- a CDS encoding NUDIX domain-containing protein: MRHRPASRLLVIDPAQRVLLFQFSHSGDALAGHIYWATPGGAVESGESVEEAARQELLEETGFATAPLSPCIATQTFSMRLDSGEEVIAEEHFLLSASATRRSTPAAGATTKDVS; this comes from the coding sequence ATGAGACACCGTCCCGCTTCACGACTTTTGGTCATCGACCCGGCGCAACGCGTTCTGTTGTTCCAATTTTCCCATAGCGGGGATGCTCTGGCGGGGCACATCTATTGGGCCACGCCCGGCGGCGCAGTCGAAAGCGGAGAAAGCGTTGAAGAAGCGGCGCGGCAAGAGCTCTTGGAAGAAACCGGCTTCGCGACTGCGCCACTCTCCCCCTGCATCGCTACACAGACATTCTCTATGAGGTTGGATAGCGGCGAAGAAGTCATCGCTGAAGAACACTTTTTATTGTCCGCGTCGGCCACGCGGAGATCGACGCCAGCCGCTGGAGCGACAACGAAAGACGTGTCATAG
- the cpxA gene encoding envelope stress sensor histidine kinase CpxA encodes MINSLTARIFAIFWLTLVLVLMLVLMLPKLDSRQLTPLLESEQRQGLMLEQHIEAELALDPANDLLWWRRLFHAIEKWAPPGQRLLLVTSEGRVIGSQRQEMQIVRNFIGQSDNAEFPQKKKYGRVELLGPFSVRDSEDNYLLYLIRPASSPQSDFINLLFDRPLLLLIVTMLISTPLLLWLAWSLAKPARKLKIAADEVARGNLRQHPELESGPHEFRATGASFNQMVSALERMVTVQQRLLSDISHELRTPLTRLQLSSALLRRRQGESNELTRIETETQRLDSMIGDLLVLSRNQHKNELHRELLKADELWGDVLDDASFEAEQMGKTLEVLSPPGPWPLFGNPSALDSALENVVRNALRYSRTYIEVSFSVDGQGVTIIVGDDGPGVSPEDREQIFRPFYRTDEARDRESGGTGLGLAIVETAISQHHGWVKADASPLGGLQLTIWLPLYHR; translated from the coding sequence ATGATCAACAGCCTTACTGCCCGTATTTTCGCCATATTCTGGCTAACGCTGGTCCTGGTGTTGATGCTGGTGCTGATGCTGCCCAAGCTGGACTCCCGCCAACTGACCCCGCTGCTCGAAAGTGAGCAGCGACAGGGGTTGATGCTGGAACAACATATCGAAGCGGAACTGGCTCTCGACCCGGCGAACGATCTGCTCTGGTGGCGTCGGCTGTTTCACGCCATTGAGAAATGGGCACCGCCCGGTCAACGCCTGCTGCTGGTGACCAGCGAAGGGCGCGTCATTGGCTCACAGCGCCAGGAAATGCAGATAGTACGCAACTTTATCGGCCAGTCCGATAACGCCGAATTCCCCCAGAAGAAGAAATATGGCCGCGTCGAGCTGCTGGGTCCGTTCTCCGTCAGAGATAGCGAAGACAACTACCTGCTCTACCTGATCCGGCCCGCCAGCAGCCCGCAGTCCGACTTCATCAACCTGCTGTTCGACCGCCCTCTGTTGCTGCTCATCGTCACTATGCTGATCAGCACCCCGCTGCTGCTGTGGCTGGCCTGGAGTTTGGCGAAACCGGCCCGCAAGCTGAAAATCGCGGCCGACGAAGTCGCACGAGGCAACCTGCGTCAGCATCCCGAACTGGAGTCCGGCCCGCATGAATTCCGCGCAACCGGCGCCAGCTTCAACCAGATGGTGAGCGCGCTGGAACGCATGGTGACCGTGCAACAACGTTTGCTGTCGGACATCTCTCACGAGCTGCGCACGCCGTTGACCCGGCTACAGCTATCAAGCGCACTACTGCGCCGCAGGCAGGGAGAAAGCAACGAACTGACCCGCATTGAAACCGAGACCCAGCGCCTGGACAGCATGATCGGCGATCTGCTGGTGCTGTCGCGCAATCAGCACAAAAACGAACTGCATCGGGAGCTGTTGAAAGCCGACGAACTGTGGGGCGATGTGCTGGACGACGCCAGCTTTGAAGCGGAGCAGATGGGTAAAACGCTGGAAGTGCTGTCGCCTCCCGGCCCGTGGCCACTGTTCGGCAATCCGTCAGCCCTCGACAGCGCGTTGGAGAACGTGGTACGCAACGCACTGCGCTACTCCAGGACATATATCGAGGTCTCGTTCTCCGTCGACGGTCAAGGCGTCACCATTATCGTCGGCGATGATGGTCCCGGCGTCAGTCCGGAAGACCGGGAACAGATTTTCCGGCCCTTCTACCGTACCGATGAAGCACGCGATCGCGAATCCGGCGGCACCGGCCTTGGACTGGCGATCGTCGAAACGGCCATCTCTCAGCATCACGGCTGGGTTAAGGCGGATGCCAGCCCTCTCGGCGGCCTGCAACTGACGATCTGGTTACCGCTCTATCACCGCTAA
- the cpxR gene encoding envelope stress response regulator transcription factor CpxR, translated as MNKILLVDDDKELTSLLKELLEMEGFNVVVAYDGEQALGALDDSIDLLLLDVMMPKKNGLDTLKELRQRHQTPVIMLTARGSELDRVLGLELGADDYLPKPFNDRELVARIRAILRRSNWTDQQQAGETTAPTLEVDALRLNPGRQEASFDDNVLDLTGTEFTLLYLLAQRLGQVVSREHLSQEVLGKRLTPFDRAIDMHISNLRRKLPDRKDGLPWFKTLRGRGYLMVSTA; from the coding sequence ATGAATAAAATCCTGTTGGTTGACGATGATAAAGAGCTCACATCCTTGTTGAAGGAATTGCTCGAAATGGAAGGATTCAACGTCGTGGTGGCCTATGACGGTGAACAAGCGCTGGGCGCGTTGGACGATTCAATAGATCTGCTGCTGTTGGATGTCATGATGCCGAAGAAAAACGGCCTTGATACCTTGAAGGAACTGCGTCAACGCCATCAGACGCCCGTCATTATGCTGACCGCGCGCGGCAGCGAGCTGGACCGCGTACTGGGGCTGGAACTGGGCGCGGATGATTATCTGCCGAAACCGTTTAACGACCGGGAACTGGTAGCGCGTATTCGCGCGATCCTACGCCGCTCGAACTGGACAGATCAGCAGCAGGCGGGCGAAACGACCGCACCGACGCTGGAAGTAGACGCCCTGCGTCTGAATCCCGGCCGTCAGGAAGCCAGCTTCGACGATAACGTGCTGGATTTGACCGGCACCGAGTTTACCTTGCTGTACCTGTTGGCGCAGCGTCTGGGTCAGGTCGTCTCCCGCGAACACCTGAGCCAGGAAGTACTCGGCAAACGGCTAACGCCCTTTGACCGCGCCATCGATATGCATATCTCCAATCTGCGGCGTAAATTACCCGACCGCAAAGACGGCCTGCCGTGGTTCAAAACCCTGCGCGGACGCGGTTATCTGATGGTATCCACCGCATGA
- the ugpQ gene encoding glycerophosphodiester phosphodiesterase codes for MTHSWPYPAYVAHRGGGSLAPENTLAAIDAGARYGHRMIEIDAKLSRDGQVFLLHDDTLDRTTNGWGIAGEQTWEQLSRLDAGSWFGRTFRGEHLPSLADVAQRSVRYDILVNIEIKPTTGEEAETGRVVALAARKLWQHRVVPPLLSSFSVEALEAAQQAAPELPRGLLLDEWRDDWLTLTQRLACVSIHFNHALLDEARVAQLKQAGLRILVYTVNQPERAQDLLRWGVDAICTDRIDLIGAAEIAD; via the coding sequence ATGACACACTCTTGGCCTTATCCTGCTTATGTCGCCCATCGCGGCGGTGGTTCACTGGCGCCGGAAAATACGCTGGCGGCGATTGATGCTGGCGCGCGCTACGGGCATCGAATGATTGAAATCGACGCCAAGCTGTCGCGCGACGGGCAGGTTTTCCTGCTGCATGATGACACGCTGGATCGCACCACCAACGGTTGGGGGATTGCGGGCGAGCAGACCTGGGAACAGCTATCCCGGCTGGATGCGGGCAGCTGGTTTGGACGGACATTCCGCGGCGAACATCTGCCGTCGCTGGCGGACGTGGCGCAGCGCAGCGTCCGTTACGATATTCTGGTGAACATTGAAATTAAGCCGACTACCGGTGAGGAAGCGGAAACCGGCCGGGTCGTCGCGTTGGCGGCGCGGAAACTGTGGCAACATCGCGTCGTTCCGCCGTTGCTGTCTTCTTTCTCCGTCGAGGCGTTGGAAGCGGCTCAGCAGGCGGCGCCTGAACTGCCTCGAGGGCTGCTGCTGGACGAGTGGCGTGACGACTGGCTGACGCTGACGCAGCGGTTGGCCTGCGTGTCGATTCACTTCAATCATGCACTGCTGGACGAAGCGCGCGTGGCGCAGTTAAAACAGGCCGGGTTGCGAATTCTGGTGTATACCGTTAACCAGCCGGAACGGGCGCAAGACTTATTGCGCTGGGGCGTTGACGCTATCTGCACCGACCGGATAGATTTGATTGGGGCAGCGGAAATCGCCGACTGA